A window from Brachyhypopomus gauderio isolate BG-103 chromosome 6, BGAUD_0.2, whole genome shotgun sequence encodes these proteins:
- the gon4la gene encoding GON-4-like protein isoform X1: protein MIPVRRRRLGNVKAGHLLPDPASACLDTGSDPSKEDLRRSTRSKGCSQATDPNSENGGVVQNAVLSLSSEDETERSLVITVDGEQGCAKQSGRRKGGVKRKSEMSGVFTEEDPLPAEEEIQPEVEIDQDLDRELENKSRQHKLTSANVRNILHEVITNEHVVAMMKAAINETEPVPLFEPKMTRSKLKEVVEKGVVIPTWNISPIKKPCKMKGPQFVDIPLEEEDSSDEEYCPDEEEDEETAEDTLLESDLESTASSPRGTRLNLNRSFAEHGENSCSPRQSLRRARHLQVEVVPMGPPPPPQGPDPPGPARECSFMEKLHAVDEELAIGSDCIHPYQTLSSEGEESLMAFRTRSKRPLRDVPLGRLEAELRAPDITPDMYEPGSALEDREWSHWLQGLMSSDMENEEEGDDEDDPEYNFLADIDEPDVEDYRNDKAVRITKREVNDLMEELFDAFQDELGGQDEEGHEEEEEKEEEDSPQQPQPSVLETIQYEDPLADVLNQRYSTVREQLAALRKRKALLESKGVALPPPRPKRPTSPASPLFLSPAQKLRLQQHIQQHVQLLTQVSMLSRPVEGLQMEACTTRQFLAELQVFARRGEEVWCGIQPAFVSIFRACNLEPALSLLQELDNAPPTDPQSLMPLFPGSVLSAALAWLLATRPVFLYPELLPHVDLRPFHYKGPFTSAENCLVVLGHQHLKGTVHPLKLTCQYLLAARNIICVRTHIRSACHKQSPNIIKKYFLEGRCAPMPLACESVSPSDQRPPVERDTRLMPWWIKQNLKLIHEEVIKYNQPYPSVQPMGPEGSCVSSDITPVTLSAPPHPTAPPPTIFPPGTRYPPCLPEALALSLIKPQLPPAPGSSRTKALLQSTSPTSTQPPDPPTPVPPGLEEALRRLQPIRPKPPGQTPPSLGVVEPRIAVPSAAHVAPADTGQGNVIITLPAAPLATAFICPAPAANQEAQTVSAFTPLAKENMSERCGTLLKLSTDPRLSLGPPSPKALSLSQNTLHSLLLLTPGCVVTSGRCESTFSNPVPLLDHSQKHSSQHAAPTGDSQSCLENISRRSLVSNAAPVDRPSSGHPAGHKEGRLKENDCFQETTEVGELDTDEAVVAGEEEEEEVGGETFRRPFLTLSESSGSPASALAEEDDTTSPVCEVTLVSAPKLKLTSEPEADDESYGGVSETLHSGLLYDDLSDHDPHRDIKDVAFAQAYIEKVCQALRLVPGRVEEFLSVLRDFEQDPKARTSVELYMRLRPVLGEWPELLRDFAAFLHPDQAHACGLLVEQQAFERSRRFLRRLELIFGEQSPHYRRVVRTLQQGPPKSRACSEEMKAQITMLFRGHANLLEEFWAFFEQLHHPKQRHSDDGEEEEEDEVECDQTDGVSSLWTTHGMKGSRQTQRIGAPCPEMRAEPARRQPHAQSFDVGSRNTDPETDVESQGDARRRRPTSGRPVGARNSSRMPSGEKVVLWTREADRVILTTCQQRGANQSTFRCIAAQLGRKTAAEVSSRYQDLIQLFRKSSREQHLGWSDTEVQPSPKEKEPD from the exons ATGATTCCCGTCCGCAGACGCAGGCTGGGGAATGTCAAGGCCGGACACCTCCTCCCTGACCCCGCCTCCGCCTGTCTGGACACCGGTTCCGACCCGTCCAAAGAAGACCTGAGACGCTCTACACGGAGTAAAGGTTGTAGCCAAGCTACAGACCCCAATTCAGAGAATGGag GTGTGGTGCAGAACGCAGTATTGAGCCTGTCATCAGAAGATGAAACCGAGAGGAGCCTTGTGATCACAGTGG ACGGCGAGCAAGGCTGCGCTAAACAGAGCGGGAGAAGAAAGGGGGGTGTAAAGAGGAAGAGCGAGATGAGCGGGGTCTTCACCGAGGAAGACCCTCTACCAGCGGAGGAGGAGATCCAGCCCGAGGTGGAGATTGACCAAGATCTGGACAGGGAGCTTGAAAACAAATCTCGACAACATAAGCTGACCTCGGCCAACGTGCGCAACATTTTACAC GAGGTGATCACCAATGAACATGTGGTGGCCATGATGAAGGCAGCCATTAATGAGACCGAGCCTGTTCCGCTGTTT GAACCTAAGATGACACGCTCTAAACtgaaggaggtggtggagaaagGAGTG GTCATTCCCACTTGGAACATTTCACCAATTAAGAAGCCATGCAAAATGAAG GGTCCCCAGTTTGTAGACATTCCTTTAGAAGAGGAAGACTCATCAGATGAAGAGTATTGCCCcgatgaagaggaagatgaggagacTGCGGAGGAC aCACTCCTGGAAAGTGATTTGGAGAGCACGGCGTCATCCCCGAGAGGAACACGCTTAAACCTCAACAGATCCTTCGCTGAACATGGAGAGAACAGCTGCAGCCCCAGACAG AGCTTGCGCAGGGCCCGACacctgcaggtggaggtggttcCCATGGGCCCCCCGCCTCCTCCTCAGGGCCCGGACCCGCCAGGACCCGCCAGGGAGTGCAGCTTCATGGAGAAACTCCACGCGGTGGATGAGGAGCTGGCCATCGGCTCCGACTGCATCCACCCTTACCAG ACTCTAAGCAGTGAGGGGGAAGAGAGTCTGATGGCTTTTCGCACTCGGTCCAAGCGGCCCCTGAGGGACGTGCCTCTGGGTCGTCTGGAGGCGGAGCTCCGAGCTCCGGACATCACGCCAGACATGTACGAGCCCGGCTCCGCCCTGGAGGACAGGGAGTGGTCGCACTGGCTGCAGGGCCTCATGAGCTCCGACATGGAGAACGAAG AGGAGGGCGATGACGAAGATGACCCCGAGTACAACTTCCTGGCTGACATCGACGAGCCGGACGTGGAAGACTACAGGAACGACAAGGCCGTGCGCATCACCA AGAGGGAGGTGAACGACCTGATGGAGGAACTGTTTGACGCT TTTCAGGACGAGTTGGGTGGACAAGATGAAGAAGgccatgaggaagaggaggagaaggaggaagaaGATTCTCCGCAGCAGCCACAACCAAGCGTTCTGGAAACGATTCA GTATGAAGATCCTTTGGCAGACGTCCTGAACCAGCGCTACAGCACAGTGAGAGAGCAGCTGGCAGCTCTCCGCAAACGAAAGGCCCTGCTGGAGAGCAAGGGCGTGGCCTTACCTCCTCCACGCCCTAAACGCCCCAcaagccccgcctccccccTGTTCCTCAGCCCTGCCCAGAAGCTTCGCCTCCAGCAGCACATCCAGCAG CACGTACAGCTCCTCACCCAGGTGAGCATGCTGAGCAGACCAGTGGAGGGCCTGCAGATGGAGGCGTGCACCACCCGACAGTTcctg GCAGAGCTGCAGGTGTTTGCCCGTCGGGGCGAGGAGGTCTGGTGCGGGATACAGCCTGCGTTCGTCAGCATCTTCCGCGCATGTAACTTGGAACCTGCTCTGTCGCTGCTCCAGGAACTGGACAACGCTCCTCCAACTGACCCTCAGAGCCTCATGCCACTGTTTCCAG GGTCCGTGCTCTCGGCTGCTTTGGCTTGGTTATTGGCCACGCGGCCCGTCTTCCTCTACCCGGAGCTGCTTCCGCACGTCGACCTTCGCCCTTTCCATTACAAGGGCCCCTTCACCTCCGCGGAGAACTG CCTGGTGGTGCTGGGCCATCAGCACTTGAAGGGCACGGTACACCCTCTCAAACTGACCTGTCAGTACCTGCTCGCAGCTCGCAACATCATCTGTGTGAGAACCCACATCCGCTCGGCATGTCACAAACAGAGCCCCAATATCATAAAG aaatATTTTCTAGAAGGGAGATGTGCCCCCATGCCGCTAGCCTGTGAGAGTGTCAGTCCCAGTGACCAGCGCCCCCcagtggagagagacacacgcctCATGCCATGGTGGATTAAG CAAAACCTTAAACTGATTCATGAAGAAGTGATAAAATATAACCAGCCATATCCCAGCGTTCAACCCATGGGTCCTGAAGGAAGCTGTGTCTCCTCAGACATCACCCCTGTTaccctctctgcccctccccaccccacagcccccccacccaccatcTTCCCCCCGGGTACCCGCTACCCCCCCTGCCTGCCTGAGGCCTTGGCCCTGAGCCTTATTAAGCCCCAGCTCCCCCCCGCTCCTGGTTCCAGCAGGACTAAAGCACTTCTCCAGTCCACCTCGCCCACCTCTACTCAGCCCCCTGATCCCCCCACCCCTGTCCCCCCGGGCCTGGAAGAAGCCCTCCGTCGCCTGCAGCCCATTCGGCCCAAGCCCCCGGGCCAGACCCCGCCTTCTTTAGGGGTCGTGGAACCACGTATCGCAGTCCCCAGTGCTGCACACGTAGCTCCAGCTGACACTGGCCAAGGGAACGTTATCATCACCTTACCTGCTGCTCCACTGGCCACTGCCTTTAtatgccccgcccccgccgCTAATCAAGAGGCCCAAACGGTTTCAGCCTTCACCCCATTGGCTAAGGAGAACATGAGTGAGCGCTGTGGCACCCTATTAAAATTAAGCACGGACCCGAGACTCTCTCTAGGCCCGCCCTCTCCCaaggctctctctctgtctcagaaTACGCTGCATTCATTACTGCTACTGACTCCAGGCTGTGTAGTTACGAGTGGGAGGTGTGAGAGCACTTTCTCAAACCCTGTACCACTTCTAGATCACAGCCAGAAACACTCATCCCAGCACGCAGCACCGACGGGAGACTCACAGAGCTGTTTGGAGAACATTTCCAGGAGATCGCTGGTTTCTAACGCAGCTCCAGTGGACAGACCCTCAAGCGGACATCCTGCTGGTCACAAGGAAGGACGTTTAAAAGAAAACGACTGTTTCCAAGAAACAACAGAAGTAGGAGAACTGGACACGGACGAGGCGGTTGTtgctggggaggaggaggaggaggaggttggAGGAGAGACCTTCAGAAGACCTTTCCTCACCTTATCGGAGTCCTCGGGAAGCCCCGCATCTGCTCTGGCCGAGGAGGACGACACTACCTCACCCGTCTGTGAGGTGACCCTCGTGTCCGCACCAAAGCTGAAGTTGACATCGGAGCCAGAGGCTGACGACGAATCATACGGTGGCGTGTCAG AGACTCTACATTCGGGCCTTCTCTACGATGACTTATCTGACCATGACCCTCACAGAGATATTAAAGATGTCGCCTTTGCCCAAGCCTACATAGAGAAG GTGTGCCAGGCGCTGCGGTTGGTGccggggagggtggaggagttcCTGAGTGTCCTGCGTGACTTTGAGCAGGACCCCAAAGCCAGGACGTCTGTGGAGCTGTACATGAGACTCAGGCCCGTTCTGGGCGAGTGGCCAGAGCTGCTCAGAGACTTTGCTGCATTCCTGCACCCGGACCAGGCCCACGCCTGTGGATTG CTGGTTGAGCAACAGGCGTTCGAGAGGAGCCGTAGGTTCCTGAGACGGCTGGAGCTGATCTTTGGAGAGCAGTCGCCCCACTACAGGAGGGTGGTGCGCACGCTCCAGCAGGGACCGCCTAAAAGCCGTGCCTGCTCAGAGGAG ATGAAAGCGCAAATCACTATGCTGTTCCGAGGCCACGCCAACTTGCTCGAGGAATTCTGGGCATTTTTTGAGCAGCTCCACCATCCTAAGCAGCGTCATTCTGatgatggagaggaggaggaggaagacgaggtgGAGTGCGACCAAACTGATGGCGTATCTAGTCTTTGGACTACGCATGGCATGAAGGGAAGCCGGCAAACTCAGCGTATTGGAGCTCCCTGTCCTGAGATGAGGGCAGAACCTGCCCGACGCCAACCTCATGCCCAG AGTTTTGACGTGGGGAGCCGGAACACTGACCCAGAGACGGACGTGGAGAGCCAGGGAGACGCGCGGAGACGCCGCCCCACGTCAGGACGTCCTGTCGGTGCCAGGAACAGTTCGCGCATGCCAAGCGGAGAAAAGGTTGTGCTGTGGACCAG GGAGGCAGATCGAGTGATACTCACCACCTGTCAACAGAGAGGAGCCAATCAGAGCACCTTCCGGTGTATCGCCGCTCAGCTGGGTCGTAAAACGGCCGCAGAG GTCAGTTCACGCTACCAGGACCTCATACAGCTCTTCCGCAAATCGTCCAGAGAGCAGCACCTCGGCTGGTCGGACACGGAGGTGCAGCCCAGTCCTAAGGAAAAGGAACCCGATTGA